AGTGCTCAAAATTTTCTGAAGCGGCATTTGCGTGCCGAAAGGATGAATGAATGCTGGCCCGTCCCTCGGAAACGTTCTGAAAACAGCTATACGAGTGGAGTCGATCCAAAAAAGCTTTTGCAGGTATTTTCCCTAGAGAACCCAGGCGTGGTGGACTTCAAGTTGTTGACGGACTTTCCCAAGCGGGGAGTACTAACGGTTGACGGGGAAGTCTGGAAATACGAGCTCTGCTGGCCGTTCGTCCGGTTCGCTGACGACATCAAGATGAGGGAAGCCCTGCGGGTTTTCGATAACTAAATCCACTTGATTTAGTCCCCGCGCTGTCGGATAGTCTCCCTGCGCCCGGACGCCCACGCCTTCCACGGCCCGCATCCGGATCCCAAGACCGCAGGCGCATGCCGCCTGCCCACGGAGACACACACATGCTCAGTTCCCGCTCCATCCTGGCCCTGGCGGCTATGTCCCTGGCCGCATCGTCCGCTGCCTTTGCCGCCGACCAGCCCGTCATCGGCCTCGTCACCAAGACTGAAACCAACCCCTTCTTCGTCAAGATGAAGGAGGGCGCGCAGGAGGAAGCCAAGAAGCTCGGCGCCAAGCTGCTTTCGGGCGCGGGCAAGGCCGACGGCGACAACGCGGGCCAGATCACGGCCATGGAAAACATGATTGCCGCGGGTGCCAAGACCATCCTCATCACGCCGAGCGACGCCAAGGCGATCGTGCCGGCGATCAAGAAGGCGCGCGACAAGGGCATCATGGTGATTGCGCTCGACAGCCCGGCCGATCCGCCGGATGCGACCGATGCGCTCTTCGCCACCAACAACTACACGGCCGGCGTGCTGATCGGCGAATACGCCAAGGCCGCGATGGCGGGCAAGCCCGCGAAGATCATCGCGCTCGACCTGTTGCCGGGCCACCCGGTGGGCGCGCAGCGGCACAACGGCTTCATGAAGGGCTTCGGGCTTGCGGCGAACGATGCCAAGTCGAACGAGCTGTCGAAGGCGCCTGAAATCGTCTGCATGGCAGACAGCTTCGGCGACCAGGCCAAGGCGCAGACGGCGATGGAAAACTGCCTGCAAAGGGCGCCCGAGGTGAACCTGGTCTACACCATCAACGAGCCCGCCGCGGCCGGTGCCTACAACGCGCTGAAGCGTGCGGGCAAGGAGAAGGGCGTGATGATCGTCTCGGTCGACGGCGGTTGCCAGGGCATCAAGGACACCAACGCCGGCGTGATCGCGGCGACATCGCAGCAGTACCCGCTCAAGATGGCGGCCATGGGCGTGGCGGCGGGCGTGGAATATGCCAAGACGGGCAAGAAGGCCTCGGGCTACGTCGACACGGGCGTGACGCTCATCGCCGGCAAGAGCGTGGCTGGCGTCGACAGCAAGGACACCAAGACCGGCGCCGAGCTGTGCTGGGGCAAGAAGTAAGCAGGCCCGGAGCATCCTGATGGCGAAATCTCCGACGCACCACATTCCGTGGGGCGCCCTGGGGCCGTGGCTGGCCCTGCTTGGCGCATGCATCTTCTTTGCGACCCAGTCCGACCGCTTTCTGACGGGTGGCAACCTCTCGCTGATCATGCAGCAGGTGATGGTGGTCGGCGTGATCGCCATCGGCCAGACGCTGATCATTCTCACGGCCGGCATCGACCTGTCGTGCGGCATGGTGATGGCGTTGGGCAGCATCATCATGAGCAAGTTCGCGACCGAGCTCGGGCTGCCGGTTCCGGTGGCCATCCTGTGCGGCGTGGGGGTGACGACGCTGTTCGGCCTGCTCAACGGCTTGCTGGTCACGCGCATCAAGCTGCCGCCGTTCATCGTGACGCTGGGCACGCTGAACATCGCGTTCGCAATCACGCAGCTGTATTCCTCTTCGCAGACCATCACCGACCTGCCCGCCGGCCTTACCGGGCTGGGCACCACGTTCGCCATCGGCAATGCCGAAATGGCCTGGGGCGTGGTGCTGATGGTGGTGCTCTATGCGCTCGCGTGGTTCGTGCTGCGCGAAACAGCCGCGGGCCGGCACATCTATGCCGTGGGCAACAACGCCGAGGCCACGCGCCTGGTCGGCATTCCGACGCAGCGCGTGCTGCTGGGCGTGTACGTGGCGGCGGGCGTGCTCTACGGCATCGCCTCGCTGCTGTCGGTGGCGCGCACCGGCGTGGGCGATCCGAACGCGGGGCAGACCGAAAATCTCGACGCCATCACGGCCGTGGTGCTCGGCGGCACCAGCCTGTTCGGCGGCCGCGGCGTGGTGCTGGGTTCGTTGATCGGCGTGTTGATCGTGGGGGTGTTCCGCAACGGGCTCACGCTGATGGGCGTGTCGTCGATCTACCAGGTGCTGGTGACGGGCGTGCTGGTGATTCTTGCGGTCGCTGCGGATCAGCTCTCGCGCAAGGGGGCCCGCTGATGAACGCAGTCGCCAACCCCAAGATCGTGATGCAGGCCAAGGGCCTGGTGAAGCGCTACGGGCAGGTCACGGCGCTCGACGGTGTCGACTTCGAACTGCGCGAAGGTGAAATCCTCGCGGTGATCGGTGACAACGGCGCGGGCAAGTCGTCGCTCATCAAGGCGCTCTCGGGTGCGGTGGTGCCGGACGAGGGCGAGATCCTGCTCGACGGTGCGCCGGTGCATTTTCGCAACCCGCTCGACGCGCGCCGCGCGGGCATCGAGACGGTCTACCAAGACCTGGCGGTGGCTCCCGCCATGACCATCTACGAAAACCTCTTTCTCGGCCGCGAACTGCGCCGCCCGGGTTTCATGGGCAAGGTGCTGCGCATGCTCGACAAGAAGAAGATGCTGCAGGAAAGCGCCGCGCGCATGGCGGACCTGAAGGTCGGCATCCAGTCGATGACGCAGGCGGTCGAGACGCTTTCGGGCGGACAGCGCCAATGCGTGGCCGTGGCGCGCAGCGCGGCCTTCGCGCGGCACGTGGTCATCATGGACGAGCCCACCGCTGCGCTGGGCGTGAAAGAGGGCAACATGGTGCTCGAGCTGATCCGCCGCGTGCGGGATCGCGGCCTGCCCGTGGTGCTCATCAGCCACAACATGCCGCATGTGTTCGAGGTGGCCGATCGCATTCACGTGGCGCGCCTCGGCAAGCGTGCGGCCGTGCTCAACCCGAAGCACATCAGCATGAGCGACACGGTGGCCGTGATGACCGGCGCCATGACGGCCGACCAGCTGCCCGCGGAGGCGCATGCCTGATGCAGAAGCCGCCGCGCGCCCGCCCGACCTGTTGCGCCCGCGCGGCTCCAACCAGGTCGGCATGCGCCAGTTCAACGAACGCGTGGTGCTGCAGGCCCTGCGCGTTCACACCAGCCTGCCCAAGGCCGAGCTCGCGCGGCTCACCGGGCTGAGCGCGCAGACCATCGGGCTCATCACCGCGCGGCTCGAGGAAGACGGGCTCATCGTGAAGCAGGGCCGCGTGCGCGGCCGCATCGGGCAGCCTTCGGTGCCGCTGGCGCTCAACCCCGACGGGGCCTTTGCCATCGGCATCAAGGTGGGCCGGCGCGGTGCCGAATGGCTGCTGATCGACTTCGCCTCGCAGGTGCGCGAACGGTTTGCGATGAACTACGACTTTCCGGATGCGGACGCATTGCTGCCGGCAATTGCGCGGCACATCCATCGATTGCGCGACGGGCTCGGTCCGCTCGCCGCGCGCAACGTGGGCGCGGGGCTGGTCGCGCCATTCCTGCTGGGCGGCTGGCACCGCACGCTGGGCCTGTCGAAGGCGCAGGCGGACGAGTGGAACCAGATGGACCTGCTGGCCGAGGTGCGGGCACGCACCGAGGTGCCGGTGAGCTTTGCGCGCGACACGGTGGCCGCCTGCGTGGCCGAGCTGGTCGGCGGGCGCGGGCACGACCTGAAGAGCTTTCTCTACATCTTCGTCGACACCTTCGTGGGCGGCGGGCTGGTCATCGATTCGCACCTGCACACGGGCGCGCATGGCAACGCGGGTGCGCTGGCTTCGTTGCCGATGCAGTCGGTGCGGCCCGGTGGGGCGCCGCCATCGCAGGTGATGGCCGAGGCCTCGCTGTGGGAACTGGAGCAGCGCCTGCAGGGTGAAGGGCTGGACCCCACCGCGGCTTATGACGACCGCGCGCTGCAGCCGCCTTTTGCCGCCGCGACGCAGGCTTGGCTCGGCTCCGCATCGCTGGCTCTCGCGCACGCCATCGTCAGCAGCACCGCGGTACTCGACCTCGCCGACGTGGTGATGGACGGCTCCATGTCACGTGCATTGCTGCAAGCCTTGCTCGGCCAGACACGCGCCGCACTGGCGCGATGCAACTGGGAAGGCCTGTGGCCGCCGCAGCTGCACGGAGGCAGGGCGGGTGCGCAGGCGTGTGCCCTGGGCGGTGCGATGCTGCCGCTGCACGCCAACTTCGCGCCGGACCACGACGTGTTCCTGAAGGCGGCCTGAGAAGCTTGCGCCGCTCAAAGGCTCGCCGACGCGTGCAGGTCGCGCGGCAGCCGCAGCGTGCTCGCGCGCGCGCCTTCGGGGCAAGGTCCGTCTGAATAGGCGGCATTGCCTTCCGGCATGACGCACTTGTGCACCTCGACGATGGCCGGCGCGGCCTTGGCGGCCGGCTCCTGCGGAGCGACCACCGGGGCCCCGACGTTCGCGCTTGCGAGCGGCGCATAAGCGGGCGCGTAAGGGGACATGGGCATGACAGGTTCCGGGGAGGAGCCGGCCACTTCATCCGGCAACGCGCGCTTGCCGGCGGCTGGTGCGGCGGGCTCGACGTGCGCCGGCATGACCGCGGGTGCCAAGGCCGGTGCGCGCGCCGCGCTCTCTTGAACCAGGTCTTTCAAGGTCACATAGAAAAGCGACGCTGCCACCAGCGCCACGCCCAGGCAAGGCGCCCAGTACCGGGTGGAGCCTTGCGCAATATCCGTTTGCCCGGACTTGCCGATCATCTGTTCGAGGCCCATGGCTGAAGCTCCTTGGTCGTGTTCAGCCGTTCTACTGGCCGGAACCGACCGCCCTTGTAGGCCTGCGCCATGCACCACGACGGAATACGCCTCGAAAACGCCGCGGAGAAAGCCGCTTGGACGGTTGGAATGGCCGAGACGCGAGAGTTTCGATAATGCAGTCCGTCCCGTAGAGAACCGAACCGCAAAAAATGAGTGCCGCAGATTTCCTCTTCGCCCCCGAAGTACAAAAGCTACTGATGGTTGCCTACGCGGCGCCCGACCAACAGTTTTCTTCCAACGAGCTGGCCAAGCGCTCGAAGCTCGACCCTGACGATGCGGTGCGCACGCTCGAGCACCTCGTCGGCAGCGGCATCCTGAAGCGGAACAAGCCGAAGGCCGACGAGGCAGAGACCCTCTCGGTCGACCGCGCGTTCATCTTTCACGACGAGTTGCGAAACATCGCGCTGAAGTCTTTTGCCGCAGCCGAACCGGTCCGCTCCATGCTGCGCACCAAGTTCAAGGACTCGGTCATGCGCGCTTTCATCCTGCAAGAGGACAAGGACGGCACCCTGGAGCTGCTCGTCGTGCACGGCCAGCTGATGCCCGATGAATCGGCCATGAAGGCCGCGTGCCAGAAGCTGTCGAAGAACATCCACCGCCACCTGAAGATGCACGTCATCTCGAGCGCCAGGTTCAACAGCATGGCGCCGCGGGACCCGCTTGCGTCGAAGCTGGTCGTGCCGGGCGCGCTCGAGATCATCGCGCTCGGGGATACGAAGGCCCAGCCGCCCGTCGAGAAGGTCGGCCTTTTGCAAAGCGCGAAGAAGAAGCTCGCAACGCTGTCGCGCCCATTGGCGTGAACGCCCGGC
The Variovorax paradoxus genome window above contains:
- a CDS encoding sugar ABC transporter substrate-binding protein; translated protein: MLSSRSILALAAMSLAASSAAFAADQPVIGLVTKTETNPFFVKMKEGAQEEAKKLGAKLLSGAGKADGDNAGQITAMENMIAAGAKTILITPSDAKAIVPAIKKARDKGIMVIALDSPADPPDATDALFATNNYTAGVLIGEYAKAAMAGKPAKIIALDLLPGHPVGAQRHNGFMKGFGLAANDAKSNELSKAPEIVCMADSFGDQAKAQTAMENCLQRAPEVNLVYTINEPAAAGAYNALKRAGKEKGVMIVSVDGGCQGIKDTNAGVIAATSQQYPLKMAAMGVAAGVEYAKTGKKASGYVDTGVTLIAGKSVAGVDSKDTKTGAELCWGKK
- a CDS encoding ABC transporter permease, with amino-acid sequence MAKSPTHHIPWGALGPWLALLGACIFFATQSDRFLTGGNLSLIMQQVMVVGVIAIGQTLIILTAGIDLSCGMVMALGSIIMSKFATELGLPVPVAILCGVGVTTLFGLLNGLLVTRIKLPPFIVTLGTLNIAFAITQLYSSSQTITDLPAGLTGLGTTFAIGNAEMAWGVVLMVVLYALAWFVLRETAAGRHIYAVGNNAEATRLVGIPTQRVLLGVYVAAGVLYGIASLLSVARTGVGDPNAGQTENLDAITAVVLGGTSLFGGRGVVLGSLIGVLIVGVFRNGLTLMGVSSIYQVLVTGVLVILAVAADQLSRKGAR
- a CDS encoding ATP-binding cassette domain-containing protein codes for the protein MNAVANPKIVMQAKGLVKRYGQVTALDGVDFELREGEILAVIGDNGAGKSSLIKALSGAVVPDEGEILLDGAPVHFRNPLDARRAGIETVYQDLAVAPAMTIYENLFLGRELRRPGFMGKVLRMLDKKKMLQESAARMADLKVGIQSMTQAVETLSGGQRQCVAVARSAAFARHVVIMDEPTAALGVKEGNMVLELIRRVRDRGLPVVLISHNMPHVFEVADRIHVARLGKRAAVLNPKHISMSDTVAVMTGAMTADQLPAEAHA
- a CDS encoding ROK family transcriptional regulator; its protein translation is MPDAEAAARPPDLLRPRGSNQVGMRQFNERVVLQALRVHTSLPKAELARLTGLSAQTIGLITARLEEDGLIVKQGRVRGRIGQPSVPLALNPDGAFAIGIKVGRRGAEWLLIDFASQVRERFAMNYDFPDADALLPAIARHIHRLRDGLGPLAARNVGAGLVAPFLLGGWHRTLGLSKAQADEWNQMDLLAEVRARTEVPVSFARDTVAACVAELVGGRGHDLKSFLYIFVDTFVGGGLVIDSHLHTGAHGNAGALASLPMQSVRPGGAPPSQVMAEASLWELEQRLQGEGLDPTAAYDDRALQPPFAAATQAWLGSASLALAHAIVSSTAVLDLADVVMDGSMSRALLQALLGQTRAALARCNWEGLWPPQLHGGRAGAQACALGGAMLPLHANFAPDHDVFLKAA